The following proteins are co-located in the Dromiciops gliroides isolate mDroGli1 chromosome 2, mDroGli1.pri, whole genome shotgun sequence genome:
- the WNT8A gene encoding protein Wnt-8a has protein sequence MKERLILLVTVGICYATFMTSAWSVNNFLMTGPKAYLTYTTSVALGAQSGIEECKFQFAWERWNCPESALQISTHNRLRSATRETSFIHAISSAGVMYTITKNCSMGDFENCSCDESNNGKTGGHGWIWGGCSDNVEFGERISKLFVDGLEKGKDARALMNLHNNKAGRLAVRATMKRTCKCHGISGSCSIQTCWLQLADFREMGNYLKAKYNQALKMEMDKRWFRAGNSAEGRWDPEEAFYPNAEAELIFLEESPDYCIRNSSLGVYGTEGRECLQSGRNLSHWERRNCGRLCMDCGLRVEERRTEAVNSCNCKFQWCCTVRCDQCWQVVTKYYCTRAPGGSRVWAKGSSSAS, from the exons ATGAAGGAGCGACTTATCCTTCTGGTGACTGTGGGCATTTGCTATGCCACCTTCATGACCTCTGCCTG GTCAGTGAACAATTTCCTGATGACAGGACCCAAG GCCTATCTGACTTATACAACCAGTGTGGCCCTGGGTGCCCAGAGTGGCATCGAGGAATGTAAGTTCCAGTTTGCCTGGGAGCGCTGGAACTGCCCCGAGAGCGCCCTGCAAATCTCTACACACAACCGACTGAGGAGTG CTACTAGGGAGACGTCTTTCATCCATGCCATCAGCTCTGCAGGGGTTATGTATACCATCACCAAGAACTGCAGCATGGGAGATTTTGAAAACTGCAGCTGTGATGAGTCCAACAATGGAAAAACTG GTGGCCATGGCTGGATCTGGGGAGGGTGCAGTGACAATGTGGAGTTTGGGGAGAGAATCTCCAAACTCTTTGTGGACggcctggagaagggaaaggacgCCAGAGCTTTGATGAATCTGCACAACAACAAGGCAGGCAGGCTG GCTGTAAGGGCCACAATGAAGAGGACTTGTAAATGCCATGGCATCTCTGGTAGCTGCAGCATCCAGACTTGTTGGCTACAACTAGCTGACTTCCGGGAGATGGGGAATTACCTGAAGGCCAAGTACAACCAGGCCTTGAAGATGGAGATGGACAAGCGTTGGTTCCGGGCTGGGAACAGCGCAGAGGGCCGGTGGGACCCGGAAGAGGCCTTCTATCCCAATGCTGAGGCCGAGCTGATCTTCCTGGAGGAATCCCCTGATTACTGTATCCGTAACTCTAGCTTGGGCGTCTACGGAACCGAGGGTCGGGAGTGCCTGCAGAGTGGCCGCAACCTGTCCCACTGGGAGCGGCGCAACTGTGGGCGCCTGTGCATGGACTGTGGACTGCGGGTGGAAGAGAGGAGGACGGAAGCTGTCAACAGCTGCAACTGCAAGTTTCAGTGGTGCTGCACGGTCAGGTGTGACCAGTGCTGGCAAGTAGTGACCAAGTACTACTGTACCCGGGCTCCAGGCGGCTCTCGAGTGTGGGCCAAGGGCAGCTCCAGTGCCAGCTAA